DNA from Xiphias gladius isolate SHS-SW01 ecotype Sanya breed wild chromosome 9, ASM1685928v1, whole genome shotgun sequence:
GCTTCAGTCGAAAACTTGTTGGAGAGCCACTCACCTGATCTCCACCCGCCATTGATCCTGGGTCAAAGGTAAGTACCTGCTCCTGTGCTGCTTGTGCTTTCGTTCATTGCtagtgatgtgtttttgtttgtttgtttgtttgtttgtttgtttttgctcgGTAATGCTTGTAAACTGGCTACGAGGCTGTACCGCTGTTACTATTTAGCTTGGAATAGCTTGAATTGGTTCTATCTATTGCCTCCACACGCTCATTGGTGATACTGTGCCGCTACGAGTTTGCTTCAAAGTCATCCTGTTAAATCACGTGTATTTGCGTCGGtggtgaaaaataatttattgcGGCAGACGAGCTGACTTCCCGTTGGTTGTTTGGCCGTGGTGATATTTTCCCCTGACGGTGTTGGCATTTTTGGCGGGGGGGTGTTTCCTACTGTGCTGGCTCACTGCATTTCCGGTCGCTAGCATATTGTAAGTTGGTTGCCTAGCTTACCAGAGCTGCAACGGTTAACCGATTAGTTGTTCACACATTTGCTGCTCGTAGCTTCTCGACTGTgatgatttgatgcttttctttgtcacatggTTGATAGTTCAGGccctggctgctgctgtgtccTTGAGCAGGATGCTAAACCCTGAGGGTTAGgacatgcatgtttgtgtgtttgtgtgtgtgtgtgtgtgtgtgtgtgtgtgtttgagtgggtAAATGAGAGGCTAAATGAAGTGCTTTGTCCGCTAAGGTAGAAAAGCCCCATATAGAGCAAATAAATTCATTTAGTCCATTTTACTCAGTATACTAAGTAAGTTACATCTCAGATGAGGACGGTTCTTCTAACATTCAAGGGAAGTTGCAACAGGACTGTTGCTTCACATAGGTTAGGTACATTCAGTGTATCTCATTTCCCTTGTTCTGTATTTACTGTTAGTAGgtactttttattgtttgctaATCTGAGATTAACCAGAAGGTTGTCTATGAGGGTTAGTTCAGATGAGATGGGCTTTGCTGGCATCCAACTGAAACATGTTTGTTGTGGTGATTTTTGGATGGTGTAAGTCATTGGctctgagttttgttttgtttttatttatttatttttaaagcaaggaacaatgatttgtttttggGAATTAGTTCTCTCAGCTGAATCCTTGTTATCGTTTGGATTTTTTGAGAGCTCCCTCCAGAGCCTTTTATGCTAAATCTAACTGTATAATCACTTAATATAATGGTCAGTTTCCTGACGTGTGTTTTTTGACTGAAGTGAGGAAACATGTAATCAGGtgttttgaaattgtttaaCATTGTCTGGTAAGGTTGTTGTGAgtaaggttgttttttttttttttttttctcactctcaaggtctaaaactcagGGGTCATCACAAAGATATAAGTACaaggacacaaaaacagagtgTTGATGTAAGATAGGAAAGGAGTGAGCTGTGATCTACTGACCTTCTTGATGAATTTTATGTTGGAGTAGTTCTCTGAGGTGAAGTTGTATCCTTCTGTCAGCAGGGTGAGGATGTACGTGCCAGAGAAACAGTATTCAGCCAGGTACTTTAGTTTTACATTTGGATGCTGCCGCTTTATCTGTTCAAGCAGTTCAAATGCAGTGATACCATTAATGTTTAGTATAGGTAGTCTGGAGGACATAGATAAGAAATGAAAGCAGATAAATGTGGCAGGacatttgtttctctgtgtgtaactGATGCATAAATATGACCCAACCTGATCCCAAGGGATAGCGCAGTATACTTTTAGCTTTTCTATGACATCTTCCAGAGGCATGGATGTGTCAGTCAGATTGAGGAAGTTCATCACAAAGTAGTAAGCAGAGAAAGCCTacaatgagagagggagggggagagggggaaatGAGGGCAAAAGGAAATGAACTAGTCCTGGTATCTTTAGCAAATGAAGTAATCAGTTTATAAATACCAATAAGATCAATTTTCATTATTGGACTCGTAAGCGTTTTTCTGGCCTCAGTGACTCACTGATTTTTGCTTGTAATTTGAGTCAATTGAGACTTAAAGCAATGCCAGTGAATTCTAAGGAGTTTGTGTATTCTGACGCACATCAGGAACATTATAAGTGAATAGCCAGTAATCGCTACTTCCTCTATCGCTGATCAGAAAGAAAAGTCATGCTCAAAATCAGAAGTTACGCAGCGGACTATGACTATTAAAGATTACAGCACATAGATCTGTATGTTAACAAAACGCAGCGTCTCATTGGTCACTGATATATTCTGATGAATAAACATTGACAACTGTGTTACCCTACCCCAAACTGCCCCTGCAAGACTGGCTGGAAGATCCCATTGAAAGAGCACTGACTGTATTTGCAGTGTGTAAagttgaagacatttttgacGACTTCCTTGCATTGTAGGAAGTTTCCTTTCCCCGCATGAGTAAAGGTTGCAGGAGCTCCCTGGTGTTTCCTGTGTGACACACAGGGGCTGTCATAGAGGGTTGAGTAGTTCTTTGTCTCATTGTAGCCAGGGTGGAAACAAGGATCAAATATTGTTCCTGGACCTGACtaggagagagagtgagataaAGAGGTGtaatagacagagagaggaagccaATTGAATTTAATGTCCGTATTGTTGCATATTTTGTCTCGCGTATAAGCCTTGAATCATCTCAGATTTGATTTAGATCTACATTAATGTTAACAGAGAAACCTAAGTCAGAAGTCTACCTGAGTCTGTTGTGCCAGTGTCTTTCGCAGTGCTTGGTCTTTCCCGTAACACAGGAAGCTGTGAGTATACAGGTTATAGTCATTTCCATACAGTCTGAAGGTCACGGCGTTGTTTGGTGACTCCGAGCCATCATAACTATCGGATACAAAACTAATCTGTGTGGAGGCGCCGCCAAGGTCGAGAGCACCTGTGGTTTCCAAGCcctgtacagagacaaaaaggcATTGAAGTCAGTTTGCGGCAggtgcacactgacacacacacacaaagcacatcTAAAAAACTTGCATACATTCTGTATGTGTACAAACCTGTTTGAGTCGATCATCCAAGTAGTTGACTGTGACCCAGCCGAAGGCACCCTCTTCCTGGCCACTCAGGATTTTTGCTCCCTGAAAGGAAAAGGGGGACTTTTGCAGGGTTTCCTCCACAGCCTGAAAGACCCTGGCTGACGCTGAGATGTTCTCCatactgcatgcacacacaacataaaTTCATTAGATTGATTCAAATCCATAATTCAGATCAGTACAGCAgtgcataaataataaatagactGAGTTGTATATAATGGATTTGACAGTAACACATTCGCTGCTCTGTTAGCAAAGTTCATGTAGAGATAAATCACAAAATAGGCGGATGGAAAATGCTATGGATAGCAGcactgcaaaatgcaaaaacagttACAGAGCTGAGACTTGGGATATGGTCACACTAGTGTCGGAATGAAAAGGCCTTttgtggtttgtggttttgaattcatgttttatgtCTGATTATGGggatgtgtgtgtagatgtgtacCGTACTCGAGCAGTCTCATTCCCGCAGTAGCCCCCAGATAAAGGGGGGTCTCCTGGTGTCTTTTTTCAGGGATTCGCTCCTTGGCCTCCTGCATGCAATCTCTCAGAGACTGACCTGCATTCCAGGGAGCAGATGCATAGCTGGAGATACCTGGAcctgcaagaaaaacaaaatgtcaacaagAGGGTGAAGTCCTTCAGCCTAAATCTAGTGACAATAAAACCTGGTGAGACAATTGGGTTCAGATATGCTAGCCTGCTTGGGAATTGAAGGTTATCTGTAGAAATTCATGAACTGGCAAGGAAAGAGAGCTTGGTGAAGACGTTATCGAGATATTTGCTCTCCAGTAAGCATGCCTGATGTGCCTTCCCTTAAGCAAGTACTTAATCCTGAAATGGCTCTAATGGAGTTTTGGATATAACTAgtgtgattttatgtttttcttgctgttcaCAAACCCCATGAAAACCAGCATTGCTTTAGTTTGTCTCACATTACCTTCTTATACCCTGTCTTGGGCACTCATCCCCAAGACTGGTGGCtattgaagacataaatctttaaaaacagctcacaaatatagtttcttttttttttttttttttttttaaaggcaaggCTAAGTTAAATAGCCGGGCACCGTAGTTTAAAGCAAACCTTACTCAAAAAAGTGTGTTTATCCTGTTGTCTGCGGGAGTCCACTGTCTGATGCCCAGGAAAGCGTTGTACTTTAAGCTTTGATAACTGATGTAAATTAAATGACGAAGGAGGCCATCACACACCAACGGTGCTTTTGTTAGATAAAAGGCAGTAGTTAAATGAGCTGACAGAAGAGACGCTAATAGCAGCAGTCAGTTTCACTGGCCTGTCTGTTATCTAGTGTGCTTCAGTAAATCAGCAAAAACAATTGGGTGCATTAGAAGCTTCCTCTTTGGCTGAGGTACTTAAGACGGACACATTTGGATTGTCATACTGGTTCCAGAACTAAATGGAACTTGACTTTATATATTGTtgtaacaaatgttttcttttaatgattaataaatacGTTAAAGGATTAGTTCTGCATATAAAGgagaaacaaacatttgctctcttgctgagagttagatgagaaaatcaatagaACTCTGATTTCTGTACGGTGTATGATTCTATAGCCAGCAGGCgattagcttatcttagcatacAGGcaggaagcagggggaaaaggCTACCTTGGCTCTGCtgaaaggttaaaaaagaaaaaaaatactcctaCCAGCAcccctaaagctcactaattaacatgcaATATCTCATATGTTTAATCAGGGcacagtaacttcctggagtcttgttgtcaATGTGAGGTTGCCAACAACAGCTAAACTAAACTAGGCTTATTGCCAgttggctctagcttcatatttaggaAAACTTTGGGTTGCCATAttgtgaaaatatatttgtttggTTTACATCCATCTCCAGCATAATTTGCTTTGTCCTATTACCTAGCTCTTTAATCATTATGAATCCTTTGACCGATTAtcttctgtaaaaaagctgtggaacatctggaccaaaatccatttataaagaACTTATCAATATTTGCAACTGCAGACTTTTGAAactaatactttttttttattgagctTATCACAAAATGAGTAAATCATTAGTAGAGCATCATGGGTGTGTAATAAGCCATAATATCTGATGCCATAAATGTAAGtaaatcattaataaagggTTATTCCAATTCAATAATCCATCAGGtctaaaattgtaaatattaatgagttttattttttttcattttaataagtAGATTTTGGCTTCAGATACTTCAGAAGTCTTAAACAGAAGTTAAACAGTTTAGAGCTGATATTATTAGCCAGTGAATTGATTAGTGGAGggacaaaaacattaaatttgcaactattttgatatttgattaattgatcatcatttttcaagctaaaataaaaaccattcTCTGGCTCTCCCCAcctccaatgtgaggatttgctgcttttgtgaATTGAATGGTTTTGGACGTCACTTTGGATTCTATGAAGTtgcgatgggcatttttcacaattttctggcATTTCATAGACCAAAAATTATTCAGGTAACCCagaaaataattagttgcaATGTCCATTAGATTAGAAGACAAAGCAAATGATGCTGGATTTCATTTGTCCGTtgcaacccaaaagttgtttaTATTAATGCCTAATTACTTATCTATGAAGCATGAATGAATGAGCTATTGACATTAATAAATCcgttatttaaaataattaaccCCTCAAAGTATGTCTTATTATACACGTTCATGTAAGCTTATGATTGCCTTCACGGAAATATTTGCATTAGTGTGCATTAAAGGTTG
Protein-coding regions in this window:
- the entpd1 gene encoding ectonucleoside triphosphate diphosphohydrolase 1 isoform X2, giving the protein MSAQREMKEKNPWHTPATIIITVIGVIAIVALVTVAVLQNRPLPQKYKYGIVLDAGSSHTALYIYEWPAEKDNNTGRVAQTHSCKVKGPGISSYASAPWNAGQSLRDCMQEAKERIPEKRHQETPLYLGATAGMRLLDMENISASARVFQAVEETLQKSPFSFQGAKILSGQEEGAFGWVTVNYLDDRLKQGLETTGALDLGGASTQISFVSDSYDGSESPNNAVTFRLYGNDYNLYTHSFLCYGKDQALRKTLAQQTQSGPGTIFDPCFHPGYNETKNYSTLYDSPCVSHRKHQGAPATFTHAGKGNFLQCKEVVKNVFNFTHCKYSQCSFNGIFQPVLQGQFGAFSAYYFVMNFLNLTDTSMPLEDVIEKLKVYCAIPWDQIKRQHPNVKLKYLAEYCFSGTYILTLLTEGYNFTSENYSNIKFIKKIKGSDAGWTLGYMLNLTNMIPAEAPDSPLLPHAGYVSIITIIAILLIVLFILSLRPLWPSCSKQPQII
- the entpd1 gene encoding ectonucleoside triphosphate diphosphohydrolase 1 isoform X1, whose amino-acid sequence is MSAQRVSLPPPSVVKLIEVDNREMKEKNPWHTPATIIITVIGVIAIVALVTVAVLQNRPLPQKYKYGIVLDAGSSHTALYIYEWPAEKDNNTGRVAQTHSCKVKGPGISSYASAPWNAGQSLRDCMQEAKERIPEKRHQETPLYLGATAGMRLLDMENISASARVFQAVEETLQKSPFSFQGAKILSGQEEGAFGWVTVNYLDDRLKQGLETTGALDLGGASTQISFVSDSYDGSESPNNAVTFRLYGNDYNLYTHSFLCYGKDQALRKTLAQQTQSGPGTIFDPCFHPGYNETKNYSTLYDSPCVSHRKHQGAPATFTHAGKGNFLQCKEVVKNVFNFTHCKYSQCSFNGIFQPVLQGQFGAFSAYYFVMNFLNLTDTSMPLEDVIEKLKVYCAIPWDQIKRQHPNVKLKYLAEYCFSGTYILTLLTEGYNFTSENYSNIKFIKKIKGSDAGWTLGYMLNLTNMIPAEAPDSPLLPHAGYVSIITIIAILLIVLFILSLRPLWPSCSKQPQII
- the entpd1 gene encoding ectonucleoside triphosphate diphosphohydrolase 1 isoform X3, with product MKEKNPWHTPATIIITVIGVIAIVALVTVAVLQNRPLPQKYKYGIVLDAGSSHTALYIYEWPAEKDNNTGRVAQTHSCKVKGPGISSYASAPWNAGQSLRDCMQEAKERIPEKRHQETPLYLGATAGMRLLDMENISASARVFQAVEETLQKSPFSFQGAKILSGQEEGAFGWVTVNYLDDRLKQGLETTGALDLGGASTQISFVSDSYDGSESPNNAVTFRLYGNDYNLYTHSFLCYGKDQALRKTLAQQTQSGPGTIFDPCFHPGYNETKNYSTLYDSPCVSHRKHQGAPATFTHAGKGNFLQCKEVVKNVFNFTHCKYSQCSFNGIFQPVLQGQFGAFSAYYFVMNFLNLTDTSMPLEDVIEKLKVYCAIPWDQIKRQHPNVKLKYLAEYCFSGTYILTLLTEGYNFTSENYSNIKFIKKIKGSDAGWTLGYMLNLTNMIPAEAPDSPLLPHAGYVSIITIIAILLIVLFILSLRPLWPSCSKQPQII
- the entpd1 gene encoding ectonucleoside triphosphate diphosphohydrolase 1 isoform X4, which produces MENISASARVFQAVEETLQKSPFSFQGAKILSGQEEGAFGWVTVNYLDDRLKQGLETTGALDLGGASTQISFVSDSYDGSESPNNAVTFRLYGNDYNLYTHSFLCYGKDQALRKTLAQQTQSGPGTIFDPCFHPGYNETKNYSTLYDSPCVSHRKHQGAPATFTHAGKGNFLQCKEVVKNVFNFTHCKYSQCSFNGIFQPVLQGQFGAFSAYYFVMNFLNLTDTSMPLEDVIEKLKVYCAIPWDQIKRQHPNVKLKYLAEYCFSGTYILTLLTEGYNFTSENYSNIKFIKKIKGSDAGWTLGYMLNLTNMIPAEAPDSPLLPHAGYVSIITIIAILLIVLFILSLRPLWPSCSKQPQII